The window TGTTATTGAACGTGACATACTCTGTTTCATTGTTGATTTTGACATTACTTCCTGTTCTTTTGCATTCTAGGAAATAATACACGAACCAATTGAAAATACATAACCTGAAAATCTGTGTCATCAACACTTTATGTTAGTGCTAGATTCAGTAAATTTATTTAGtggggaaaaaaaattgtactagTCTCTTGATCTTTTTCTGTGTTTGGAATGGTGTTTCTTTTTGGAAATTGGATGTGTTTAGTGTTAGggaaatcataaaaattaaaaagttaaaatataaaattactattaatttattctttttttaatcttttataattgtttacatatatttaaaaattgttttatggaggaaatattgtttttatggaggaaaaaataaaaaaaaaacattaaatatatgattaaaatatgttttttttgttataaaattttaaaaatttgattttcttcctTGCAaaaatttttattggtttttcgtccttttaaaataaaaatatgtcatCTGATCAAATTTTACTCAAGATTCATACTACAAAAAATGCAACTAATATTTAACCAAGATGGTTACAATTAACAAGTTGAAATATTACTTGGATTTGTTGAATGCTGGTTGATGCTAGATGTGACTGTATCCTCCCCCGACCCAGGAGACTATGAGGCTGGACTTGTTATCATCCAAGGgattaaatattcattaatatGAAGATGGTTGTGCATGACTCATGTTATGAGTAACAGAAGTTGAAGCCTAATGATACATGGAGGAGTAATATTGTTATAGTGGTACAtggataatattataaatttacatcCTAGTTTATTCTTTATAAATTGATGTAAACATATTTGTCAAATAGATATACTTGTCGAATCTATAGTTAAATTATATGTTTGTACGTGTGCATACTaggatatttttagaatttcgATTGTGCcaacaataagttttatttataaaaatgaaaaaaaaaactattcgtTATGtcaatatgatttaataaagGTAAAGAAGATATTAACAGTACACtcttttaacatgattttttttacacatttttaaTATTCGTTTGAAATTTAACTGATCATACTAATTGATTGTTACCTTGAGTTaaacaacataaaattttaCCTTCTACTAAACAAAtgtcaaataatatataaacaacAAATTTCATAAAGGTAAACAATGAAAAAacaccaaatcatgtttatcgcaaatttatcattatatttattaatttatcatataactTGAAGTTCACATTTCTGACAAGTTCCTGTCATATTCTGAAAAATCAAATGCCTCTAAGTAACACTTTGGTTAGTCTTTGACTAAAACCGTCGACCGctactaaatattaattcattgtACCTGAATTTGTGTTCAGACATTCAAAATTGGCAACACCTCATCATTCAAAAAGTGTATATATTCTAGTACATAGTCTTAGTGTCTACTACAAACGAGAAATGTGAATAATATACTATTTAATAGGATAAACACTAGACGTAAACTTTAATGTGATTTTGGTGTTATttgtcaattaaaattaaaatttaattttataatcaatgtaataaaaatttaaattatttaaagagaaactctaattttaattgaaaaacagCACATACAAATTGCCTATAAGTCTTGTCTTAATATATAAACACATTCTTTAATTCTTAGCTATTACATGCATTTTATTGACATTTATGAATTGATGCAGGTTTTATTGAATCTTATTCACAATATCTCAtgatgagtaaaaaaaatttgcagataattatataatataatatattaagtaTCGGACTACTATCATGCCTCAAGAATCCTCCTTTCCATGGTTCGAATTATTTGGGTGAGTGGTTATGAAATGTGATGTCTCTGACCATCAAACTCTGTTCTGGTGGCTAATTGTCCTTCAATCATTTAAATAATTGCCTTAACTTGAATAATCCAATCTCTACATCCCAACAAGTCCCATATGCCGCATGCACCTCTATATATGTTCACTAATTAACAATGAGGGTCACCACACAGgtctccttttaattttttactatcTAGCCAACATATTATGGGTGAATGCACAAAACTAACACCCATATATCATATCCAATCCATGCATATTCCACCATAGACATGAAATGAAACTTAACACGTGCATGCAACACATAGACATCCCCAACTTGCTACATGTAATCACATGACATAAGATCATAAATCTCACCACCACCTCTATTCTTGCCCTTGGGTCCCACTACAAACCATGCGTTTGCTAACTATGGTTTCTAAAAAACCTAATGCGTAAATTAACACGTgagattattttaacttaatcaaTAATCTTTACTCTGAGTCTTAATATGCAACATTcttaaataatagataaataaatttatagtccataataattatatttgattcaaatataattacttatatTCAAGTTGTATATAATTGTTATGAACAATAAAACTTTcactataaatatttaatgcaattatatatatatatatatatatatatatatatatatatatataacttagtCGGGAACtgttgattaaatttaaaaaaacttgaattaatCTACGAGTTGAATGATGTTTGCCAACTGTTTTTAACCTCACTAAGAATCTTTGGGCCCATTTGGCCCCACAGCTACCGCCACCCCTTTCCCCTAATGACAATTcattagaaaaacaaatttagCCCATGGACCGTAGTGTacttgtcttctttttttctttttttttttttcctttgccaACTTTGTATTTGCATTGGTGGCTAAGtctatcaaatttaaattattatagcaTCATGCACATCTACGTTCATTTCACAACCAAAAACTCACACAGCACTACCAACGGCCTAAAACCTTACACGTGTCAACCACCCACCTCCACCTTAAGGGTTAagtacttctctctctttcccaTTCGATAATAGTAGCAAACTGAGAAGGAAGAAAACTGAGCTCGTAGGTTATTACCAAAGacttcattaaatttttatagcATTGCCTTGTCTACAACTACCCCCCACAAATGGTAATCAAACCCTTCACCACACACAACCCttcaagtaaatttttaataagatcATAAATAGGCATTAGATATAGACATAGACATAAGATAAAAGACATGCTTTCTTCTTATTCTCAACTTCATAGGCCTTTCTTATTCTTCCTTCCAAGAAACCACTTCAAATCATCAACTTCCTTAGACTTGCACACCCTTTGTGCTGTTACTAGTAATCTCATCCTCTTGCTATCATTCAGATTGATTTCTCTCCTAGCACCTCGATCAAAGGGCTAAAAGTTTAAACTTTGCTGCTTAAACTTTTCTTTCACGGTTTGATACATCTTATTGATTTTAGTGCTATTTCAAAGGGGCGAAATTTGAGACATGGGCTTGAGCTCTAAGCAGGTTTCTAGCAGTGGACTTGATTGGAAACAAACGTTATTGGAGGCTCAGAATTTGGAACTTCCAAAGCCTAATCTGATGaggaaacaacaacaacaacaacaacaacaaactcaGCCGAATTCAGAGTCTTTGAAGTGTCCAAGATGTGACTCTAccaacacaaaattttgttacTACAACAACTACAACAAGTCTCAGCCTCGCCATTTCTGCAGGGCTTGCAAGAGGCACTGGACCAAAGGTGGAACTCTACGCAATGTTCCAGTTGGTGGTGGAAGGAAGAACAAGAGGGTAAGAAAATCAATCACTACTCCAATTACAACATCTTCCACCACAACATCAATCACAACCACCACTTCTACTTGCACTGCCACAGTCACAACCTCAAttggcaacaacaacaacaacatggaTGCTATGTTGGGTTGTAATAGCCACATGACAATCCAAACTCCTCTTGCGGATGATCACAAAAACatgtcttcctctctctaccaaGCTCTAATTCGTCCACCACCTTTGCTGCTACAACAACAGAATCTGATGAACAACACAAGAGACCTAGAAGGCAAAGATTTTGGTATTGGTATTGGTAATGGTAATAATGGTATCTTTCCTAGTTTAACTTTGCCTTTTCCTATTCATCATCAAAGCCAAAGCCTACTCTTCCCTTTCTCAACCTCAAGCAGCTCTTTTGATACCAACCCTTGTTCAGTAGTGTCAACTTCTCTTAGATCCTCCAATGTTTATAACTATGGGGAGGATCAGTTTAAAGCAATAGAGGAACCAACCATCAATAGTACTATTACAACTACTACTATAGTGCCTAGCACCAACAACACACATCATCCATGGGAGATAGCAGCAGCAACAAGTGGTGTTGGCTTGGGAACTTCTTCAAATTCAAACTATTGGAATTGGGAggattttgattcattggtCTCAACTGATCTAAAAGATCCCTGGGATGGTTCAGATATCAAACCTTGAGATCAAACTATCAGAAACACATCATGGTAGTGTCCATAGattagttatttaatttaattggggTGTTTTTTGTGTTTCATACAGGTTAGTAAGTGGTCTTGTGTTTTTTTCAAGATGGGGCATGAGAAGTATTTGGAGCTGTCATGTTTTAGTTTCAGCTTCAGCTTCAAGCAAAAGTGTCCCAAAATTATTCCTGATTAATTAGTTGTAACCCACTCTGTTTGCCTCTTTGTTCATCTCCCTTATCATTTCCTCTAATCTCTAATAATAAAATGGTGTATTAATGCATGCAAAGTAGTAGTCTAGCATTATTTATCAATAtaggattttgttttttttattttattttttggggagTTTTATGAGTGCCTTGTGATGGGAGTGATATAGATATGGGGTCTGCTTCAGCACTGCTGAACTGACAGAATGTGATTGGAAGATTCTTTGGACATGTATATATCTTGGAATGATATTATCATACGAATTTTATTGCTCATGATTCGTTATCATCTCCACCACCACTTCTTGAGAATCATTCTTTGATTTTGGGACTGAAAGAATTCTGGTTgtacattaatttaatattatactattattattcTATTCCTATCATATGTTTCTGGATCATGTATTCATGTCCCTGTGGGCTTTTAGCTCACATGGTGTTTTCATCTTTCTTCCAATTTAATAGAATAGTATATAATGTACAGTACTTAGGCCATCATATTTTCAAGGCTttgtttctgatttttttttttttgttttctttttataaaaaaatattagtttgtaAGAGTCTTAATTTTTGTcagaaaaaagacaaacttgcaaacttttttcttctttttttaattatccaaCCTATCTTATATATCTGGctttgtttatgattaattgtcAGTTTCTTCTATTATTGAATAGCTGTGGAATGGAACACTAGTAGACCCTCTTTATACACGAGGCTTTAACATATTGTtgagagttttgagatgttATTGGACCAAATTTAGATCTACCTTGGTGAATcaagaataaattaaacatgttCGATTAGTGTGATTGTTACATTTGAATATTCTGATTAATTGGTAAACACTAGCAGCTTTGTACTTTATGCATGTGAGGACTCGAGCCTAATCAGCTGCCACAATCATTTTGATGGGATGCGCATGCATTTTGGCCTTGAAAATATTGAGTCACCTTGCAAGTTGGGATAGTAAACGACACCACAACGGCTAGTCTTTCTCTTGGGGAGTTATATTGTACCTATAATGTTATAAGCATAGGTGATGGTGGTGTGGGGAAAAGTGAATAGTTTGACCCATTAagttttagataaaattgcataaaaaaataaacctgAACATACAATATTCATACAAAAATACCTTTGAAATTATTCAGGCTTGAATATGAATTTAGTTCACGTAAATCCATATTTTTTAGTCAATgtagtttatgttttttttaattttagtttattgagagtctgattttttttttcattctttaggaattaaaattgaaaaagtatAAGCTTACTtggactaaaaaaaaaacttgtgcaaaaaattattataagaatGATGACCTACAAATAGTCCGTTTAACTCATAATTTGTGTAGGTCATGAGACCTAAAATAAGCCGTCTATCTAAATGTAGACCTTTTTAACCCGGTTTACCTAACTCAAAGGTTtaacatgtttggtttgcaaATTAACAGGTTGGTTAGCCGGCCtttgttttttgttaattatttattttgtgatttattaatatatttattatattatgaaatataatcaattattaataaattatatatatatatacataaatcagaattattcattttttaatttcttagttttttttaatttttttatattattattttgtagccgtagtctataaaaaatatattagcttttttttttatgctacGTGAAGCAACGTAaatcaagaaaagaaaactcaTTTTTTGCAACCTGGCCCAGCCCGTTGAATCTGTGGACCAATATGAACTAAACATGAACTGGTCAGGCTAACCCCAATATCTAACTctaattttatacataataaGATATACAATTTgtacaaatatgtttttcttaccTTAAGATGTTTATTACCAGAGGCAGAGTGAACTGTGAAGGAAGCTGGCGGGACCAAGTCCTTCCACCATGAAaagtattatgtttttttttattaaaaaaatcatggaaTGCTTTATTAGTTTTGATTAAATTGTCTATTTGGCCCTAAAAAATTGTCTATTTCTAGTTCCATAATAATTACAATCAAAGCAAACCAAGATGTCAAATATAACTAAATCTGTATTGAACAAAGTAAAAGATTTACATAGGACCACTCAAAACTCATGCAACCATGTGTTTAAAAGCACACGTTACTATTTTAAAATGACTTGTCTCAAACTTTACTAAATAAACCTTTTATCAATTAGTCTATTTTAATTGGTTGAATAAAGTATGTCGGGTTATAAAATGTGAGTTCTCTCATAATATCTTTAATTCTCggagatataagattaattagataatttaaaaaaaaaattgtaaattcaatctcttttattaataaaaaccatcaaactaacaattaacatttcccattaaaaaattatcttcctTTCCTTTACTACAGATAAGGTAAATAAACCTCTTTAATTTAAGCCATATCAAACATCATATAAGAATTTTAGCACTTGAAGAGGAGCGGCATTGGAATAACCAGCATGGGTGAAGTGGAAAATTAAAGCAGTGTGATGACCTCTTGATTGGTGACTAGAGAGAAGATGGTAATTGAATTGGATTAGGTACATAATGACTAGGGCAGTTAAAAAAGATTGGACCATTTTGATAACACACTGCACTACACTACTGGTATCTATCACTATCCACTCTTTTTCTCATCCTATTACAGGCAGAGGCGGCTCCTTGTTTGTAAATGGGGTGGTCATGGCtacccaaaagaaaaagaaaaagaacactttattatatatatatatatatatatatatatatatatatatatatatatatatatatatatataatttttttcattttgttttaaaaaaattaaagtacagctaaaattgtataaattaaaatttggtaaatttataatctttcaaaataaatttggttCCTTTGAATGAATAAAGGTAAAGCAAATTGATCTTAAATGAAAAACATGTAAGGGCAATTTATGTTAaacttttgttattcttttcttaaaaaaaactatcatgTTATATATTGATATAAAGTATAGACCAATTTTATCTATAATTAATATTGGCAGgataatttaactaattatctttaataaagTCTCatctttcaatcatttttttattcataaaactctaaatatgaaacttttgttagaaattcaaatttagttctattcatgcatgttagtgttttttctaaatatatatattttttttgtgatggaTCAAGATTATTGATATCCTATAATCAATCGTATCAGAATTAGAAACTAATTTTATTCGTAATAAGTGATTATCGttgattcaataaaaaatttaaaaaaaaaatggaacttCAATTATcccataaaaatcataaatccaCATATGAACACACCAtgaattttcttaatatatttaacataatttctcttaaaataattattaaaaaaatcaagtcaAACACAACCTTAATATTTGAGTTTTACGACAATTTGGCTTTAAAGACACATTGAACGCAGCAACCAAATTACGTCATGCTCAATATTAATGTTGAGAACAGGCAAGTCTTCCTGTTTACTGCAAAATGAGATTCACTTCACATAGCCCTATAATTAGAAAGGATTTCTTGTAcgtattcttttcttttctgtgaATGTCACTAACTTCTTTTTGACCTAACGAATGACATTAACATCACTAATATTACAAACAGGTTTTTActtgtcattttattttgaaaagttaTCTTATAGGATATAGGGGTACACAAGTGTGACCCGCAGCGTGAGGCACCACCTATAATGTGACATGATTGAAGAGTCAAAAGGAAGGAAATTATGTATAGTTAAAACATGGGGGGGGGTCTTATTTTCAACCaataattcataataatttaCAAGTAGCTTTTCACATCCaacttaatagttaatattacaAACGATTTCCCaacactactactactactacaaaTTTCCCATCCTCACACCAGTGTCCCTAGCATAGGGAGGAGGACCATTATTATTAGCTTTCGAAAAACTAACATAATAAAGGTCTGAGGTTATGCCTTTGAAAATAATGAAAGCAGCTCCAGCTCCAAACACTCCCTTCCTCAAGGTCTGGCATGAAGGTGCTCTCTCTCCCATGAGATCGCGGTAATTGGTGTGGTAAGCATTCCTCACAGAACCCGCTAGCAGGCACGAAGCAGCAATGAAAAATGTTACCCTGGATCATACAATACCTGGGAAAATATCAggtcttgttttgttttgtgagtCTACCAAGCACAGACACCTCTcttatgtttcaaacatgttaatAATTATTTCCCTGACACATGTCAAATACTTACATTAACAAATTACAATACTAACATTAGTTGTCCAATAAAGAAATTATTCTTTGTCGGCATGTCCTGTGTCTGCGTTAGAGTtcgtgtttttaactaatgatgATAATGTAgggttattttctttttgtttactgtttcaattttttgtgctaGAAATGATAAAAGGAATgctgttataacttataaggtGATAGTGAAGATCTTTGAGGAcaaataaagtgaaaataagGTGATacttttataattgttaatattagaaaatgaaaacagaaaaacatTTCCTTTAAAAGTAAATAGACCAATTGTTTGTGTGAATTGAAATTACCAAGAGAATAATTTAGAGCAAACATATAATTTCTGTTTGTAAGACtaggaattaaaaattaacacataCCAACTAGTGATGAATAAGCAAATTGCCCATGATCTTGATCCACTGGGTCTCATAGCTTTCCCACAGCACAGGCATCTAGTTACAACCATAATGATCACTTGACTGGCAACTAGGATAAAAAAGGACCCCACTCCTAGGTTGGTTGCAATGTCTGAGTCATATTGACAGTAGTTTCTACCTGCACTGTCTTTATTTAACGAGGCCTGCATGTCACTAGAACAGTTAGTTACACTTGAGTAAGTAAACCCATTTCAACACTGCAAAAATTTGTTTCCAGTTTTGAATTTTCGGATCACAACTTTGCACCACCCCTACTATGCAAGTAAACAATACAACATGGAGAAAATGTTGAACTAGTAGCTCATAGTGTGACGTGCAATGAAGAAATTAGCTGATTCTTTAACGTGTTTTAAGGACCTATTTTTCCCAGCTCAAGGCAAAAAGTTGCTGAGATGCGCGAACAAAATTTTAATGCAtgctaaatttgtttttttttcccgaAAGTAACAAATAATGCATCTGGGAATTGCTGAATACATTGCAACTAAAGAATTGAAATGCAAATAATCATAAAGTTCTGCATTACATTTTCTAGAAGTATAATTCAGGATCTAATCGTGAAGGTACAAGTTGGTTCAACTTCCAAATCTCTTAAAATGGGAATAATGCTCCCACATTGACTAGAGACTAGAGAGATCAAGGTTACCTTGCcacataaggaaaaaaataacaaataaaaaacgcATCTTCAAAACACATACACAAGTGATTATGCCATAAAATAAAAGTAGCTCTTTTATACAGGGCTGAGtctttttaagtttattaaattagtatttttagtaaCATCTTTATGATAGAAGATgaagtaaaaatagaaatggAGTAAAAGGCCTTTTGAATGTTGGAGTTAAGTGGTAGATAGcaataactaaataattatctacataaaattacaatttataaaGTAAATGGGCTAGttttttaaactttgttttttttataaaaaaatactttttaaaatttggactttctaataaaaaaataaacaggaTTTGCTTCAtggaaaagtattaaaaaattacttttaaaaaaaataatttagacaaacatatcaaaaaataaaaaattacttattaaaaatgatGTACAACAAATAAgaataatgaataattaatactaataattaagtaaattttgCACTGCTATTTCCGGTGCTCATGATATCAAACAACACAACCGAAAATTGTTGTGCTGTACTGCTGTGCATCAGCACGTAACAGATAGAACAAAAGCTTGTGTTGTAACTCAACAATTTGTTCTATGTTGTTCTAATGTACTGTCCCCTAAATGGACTGGCCCTTCATAAGAGTTTGCATGCCAACATTTCTCTGTTTTAAACCTATATCTTCATGTAATGCAAAATCAGCTATAACTCAcatgtcttttatttttataagatagcATTTGGTAATGTGTTAGAATCAGATGGAATTTAACATCTGAGTTCTATTTTATGTCTAGTacgttttaaaaactaaatagaaATAGAACATGGGATTAAAAAATGGTACATTTTCTTTCCACTTAAAAGGATGAAACCAAGGAGAACCTAGAATGTTCCATTTTGTTCTGTCCACGAGCCAAATGCTACTTAAGACTTTGTAGGAGGTGCGGGACTCACTATTTCCCTAATCTTTTCCTTTATTTCTCCCCCACCAAACAAAGCATAAGTTTTTCAGGTATTAGATATTTCAATGTGAGGATGAGAAATTTTAGGAGGCAAAGATCGTGTGTAGAGGATTCTATACAATTATCATATGATTATAGATCAGATTCTACTTTCTGGGGACTGATTTCTCCTTTTCATGACAACATGTAATAGCAATCATAGTGAAAATAATTAAGAGCGTATTTGGATGATAACTTTTAACTGGgtaattcattttaatcatgtaattgaaatatttcaaggtgaaattatagataaatcatttaaagaaaattaaattcagttattttaataagaaattttattcCATAGCGAATGCAtgaattgaaattctttgcaaaaatgagagaattttaatttctgtaaCTCCTCTCTACGGCTGGTCTCAATCACTCTACACCTAAACCTCACTTGCTTTCACTCATTCCTCTCCACCCACACACTCTCCCTTGCGACCCTCGTTCTCACTCCCTCAGTCACGAAAACCTTCATTCAAATCGTACACTCTCGGTGGCTATTACCTCATTCAGATTGCATACTCTCACGATGGTTACGACCTCCGTTCTCGCTTGATTCAGATCGCACACTCTCTTCATAAAAGGTTGGTTTCTCATCTCCATTATCTAGGGTTAATTTGTGATTTGTGCTTTGTTCTCATTGTTGTGTTATCTAGAtctgaattttaaataaatttgctTTCACTATTGGATATGTGGGAGAAGGCTTGGGGTTTTATTTgggtttgaaatttttattttttgtttggggttgagttaagtGGTGAGCACCATGTGTTTGTGAATATGCatgaaagagggagagaaaaattatttaaattccaCCAAtaggtttaaaattattttcagtttCCATTaggtttaatattatttagcaTTGAAAAGGACCTCCACTAGTGGGAGCATAAGTGGAAAATTGAAGCAAGTAATTTGCACCTTTGTTGATTTTGCTGAAGCAACGATGTTTATTATATAAAGTATGTTTGTACACATTACAATACTTTATAGGTTAATGATAGTCCTTGGATATATTCCTTATTATCATCATGACTTTAAGTGCTCTATAAGATTTGTCTAAATGGTTATGCCTTTCATTGTGCCTGCCACCATGTGTTTGCTATTTTAGTATCAATGCTAAGAATTGGTAGcaagtacattttttttcaaatgtataGTAACTTATTTTTAGTCCTAATCCACTGTTCTTATGTAATGTTGATATCCTAAAGATTAGGCTGAGctaatttcaaaagcttttaacttttAGATAGGGAGAACATACAACAATATTATACTTTCCCAGCATAGAAGTAATGTGTAGTTAATAATACCTCTGATTATTTTGTTTACCCTGCTTCTTGTAAAATGCAGAAGGGGAAGGGGGTGGGGTGGGGAATTAGATTGTATGAAATGGAAACAAAGTTTTTAGTTGAACCATATTGTTCTTAACCAATAGGAATGTTAAAACCACCATGACTTTAGATGCATCTTCATCCTTCAGCAAGTCCATTttcagttttataatttttgggtTTATGGTCATCAATGTGAAACTTTTCAGCAAGAgttgaatttctatttttacttttctcaCTTACCATAACATGCACTGTTCAATATTGTTATGTTATGCTAATTGCCCAGACACTCACTAGTAGTAGTAATTAATACTGTTATTACCACGGTGCTGCATTTATGGTTTCAGTTAAGTGGGTTTGCTTGGAGTCACTCATATAGAATGCTTACATACTGGAAATTTGACGTATGTGTTGGTGCCTCATTGATTCTAATTGTGGTTGGCATATTCACCATGCATTTTTTGGATCATTTGGAAAGCAATGGTTTGATTATTATATGCAAATACACTATCTACATTGAGTCATATCATATGTAGTGGAAGCACGAGATATTTATATGTGCAGATCTCATATAGGATGAATAAGTTCCTATATCTTCTCATATTTATGTACtatgatatataaaatatgatatataaaaatCCTTCATCATTTTGCCTCAATTTATTACTCTGGTCTTTGATTGTTATTATGAATGTGTTAATGTATAACACATGccatattattgttttttttatcagcacatGACACAGTATTGTTGTTGCCGGCTggttcaaaatttaaactatatttacattttatagATACTTATTTAACTCAATATATTCTACATTTTAATTTGTACTTCAAGATGAAAACTCTACACCAGTTAGTAATTCCATCTGATTTTAGTCCTATAATTTCTTTTCGAATATAAGCccctatat of the Glycine max cultivar Williams 82 chromosome 13, Glycine_max_v4.0, whole genome shotgun sequence genome contains:
- the LOC100791855 gene encoding dof zinc finger protein DOF4.6 gives rise to the protein MGLSSKQVSSSGLDWKQTLLEAQNLELPKPNLMRKQQQQQQQQTQPNSESLKCPRCDSTNTKFCYYNNYNKSQPRHFCRACKRHWTKGGTLRNVPVGGGRKNKRVRKSITTPITTSSTTTSITTTTSTCTATVTTSIGNNNNNMDAMLGCNSHMTIQTPLADDHKNMSSSLYQALIRPPPLLLQQQNLMNNTRDLEGKDFGIGIGNGNNGIFPSLTLPFPIHHQSQSLLFPFSTSSSSFDTNPCSVVSTSLRSSNVYNYGEDQFKAIEEPTINSTITTTTIVPSTNNTHHPWEIAAATSGVGLGTSSNSNYWNWEDFDSLVSTDLKDPWDGSDIKP
- the LOC100792378 gene encoding uncharacterized protein isoform X1; translation: MASSLLLAVVVVLDMVAFALAVAAKQRRNTASLNKDSAGRNYCQYDSDIATNLGVGSFFILVASQVIIMVVTRCLCCGKAMRPSGSRSWAICLFITSWVTFFIAASCLLAGSVRNAYHTNYRDLMGERAPSCQTLRKGVFGAGAAFIIFKGITSDLYYVSFSKANNNGPPPYARDTGVRMGNL
- the LOC100792378 gene encoding uncharacterized protein isoform X2, translated to MASSLLLAVVVVLDMVAFALAVAAKQRRNTASLNKDSAGRNYCQYDSDIATNLGVGSFFILVASQVIIMVVTRCLCCGKAMRPSGSRSWAICLFITSWYCMIQGNIFHCCFVPASGFCEECLPHQLPRSHGRESTFMPDLEEGSVWSWSCFHYFQRHNLRPLLC